In the Qipengyuania pelagi genome, one interval contains:
- the prsR gene encoding PEP-CTERM-box response regulator transcription factor, whose amino-acid sequence MTEPAKPKLLIVEDDAGLQAQLKWAYEAFEVIQATDREAALAALRAEAPAVVTLDLGLPPDPDGTSEGFAVLDAIMALKPDAKVIVASGHDARESALHAIERGAYDFYAKPVDIDELGLIVRRAFELHRIEAENRRLAAGIGADRTVLGSLITAAPEMLKVARMIERVATTSASVMLLGASGTGKELLAKGLHQRSTRAAAPFIAINCAAIPENLLESELFGHEKGAFTGAIRTVEGKVEQADGGTLFLDEVGDIPLALQVKLLRFLQERTIERIGGRKPIAVDTRIVCATHQDLEAMIAEGRFREDLYYRLAEIVVKIPSLAERTGDAVLLAKAFLSRFAAEMNPAVKGFASDALSAIDDWAWPGNVRELENRVKRAVIMADGKLVGAEDLDLNAGQDSETDLPLNLKAARERADRKVIRRALARSEGNISNSAKLLGISRPTLYDLLKQYDLQP is encoded by the coding sequence GTGACAGAGCCTGCGAAACCGAAACTGCTCATCGTCGAGGATGATGCCGGTCTCCAGGCCCAATTGAAATGGGCCTATGAGGCATTCGAGGTGATCCAGGCGACCGACCGCGAGGCGGCGCTGGCGGCCCTGCGGGCGGAAGCACCGGCGGTGGTCACGCTCGACCTAGGCCTTCCGCCTGATCCCGACGGGACCAGCGAGGGTTTCGCGGTGCTCGACGCGATCATGGCGCTGAAGCCCGACGCCAAGGTCATCGTCGCCAGCGGCCACGATGCACGCGAAAGTGCCCTGCACGCGATCGAGCGCGGGGCGTATGATTTCTACGCCAAGCCGGTCGACATCGACGAGCTTGGACTGATCGTGCGTCGCGCCTTCGAGCTGCATCGCATCGAGGCGGAGAACCGCCGTCTCGCCGCAGGGATCGGCGCGGATCGCACCGTCCTCGGCAGCTTGATCACGGCAGCGCCCGAGATGCTGAAAGTCGCCCGCATGATCGAGCGCGTGGCAACCACCAGCGCGTCGGTCATGCTGTTGGGAGCGAGCGGAACGGGCAAGGAATTGCTGGCCAAGGGCCTGCACCAGCGCAGCACCCGCGCCGCCGCGCCCTTCATCGCCATCAATTGCGCGGCCATCCCTGAGAACCTGCTCGAAAGCGAATTGTTCGGCCACGAAAAGGGCGCGTTCACCGGCGCGATCCGCACGGTCGAAGGCAAGGTCGAACAGGCCGATGGCGGCACTCTGTTCCTCGACGAGGTGGGCGACATTCCGCTGGCGCTACAGGTCAAATTGCTGCGCTTTCTCCAGGAACGCACGATCGAGCGGATCGGGGGGCGCAAACCGATCGCGGTCGATACGCGGATCGTATGCGCCACGCATCAGGATCTCGAAGCCATGATCGCGGAAGGAAGATTTCGCGAGGACCTGTATTATCGGTTGGCGGAAATCGTGGTCAAAATTCCCTCCTTGGCAGAGCGGACCGGAGACGCGGTCCTGCTGGCCAAGGCGTTCCTGAGCCGCTTCGCCGCCGAGATGAATCCGGCCGTGAAGGGTTTCGCGTCCGATGCGTTGAGCGCGATCGACGATTGGGCCTGGCCGGGCAATGTCCGCGAGCTGGAAAACCGCGTGAAGCGGGCGGTGATCATGGCGGATGGCAAACTGGTCGGCGCGGAGGATCTCGACCTCAACGCAGGTCAGGACAGCGAAACCGATCTGCCCCTCAATCTGAAAGCAGCGCGCGAGCGGGCCGATCGCAAGGTCATCCGGCGCGCGCTGGCCCGCAGCGAAGGCAATATCTCGAACAGCGCCAAGCTTCTGGGGATCAGCCGACCGACACTCTACGACCTGCTGAAGCAGTATGATCTCCAGCCCTGA
- the prsK gene encoding XrtA/PEP-CTERM system histidine kinase PrsK — protein MMGGALAFSLYAFAGVVCGLAAIAISRTGSHRRPDRTASVIALALTALWCGSAAELGTHHSASQGLESLRNLAWIAALYRLFAIDGRDRASASVRIVIFALAFVELLQFPLLVLRFDDLVEGSAARTAALLRVLLATGALFLVHDLVAKAEPMTRRTIAWSAGGLVIWWGLALNYHVALLLAANAAGALAAMRPLAILALALAVAIGFARNAANLRLRPSRTVMMKTVALAASGACLFVALFVSRRLLAVPDDLVSLAQMVLLIAATVGAMWWLPSHSLRRRARVLVLKHLFRHRYDYRGEWIRFTETIGREQGAGLALKQRAIQALADITDSPAGLLLTPDEDGTLGLEAEWNWPDIAVTNAAAPRALSRIMEKTGFILDFDEARRGISHGGEAEHVPDWLMADLRAWAGIPLVLRGRLVGLVVLARPALDRRLDWEDFDLLGIAARQVASYLAEQAGQEALEEAGRFDEFNRRIAFVMHDVKNLSSQMALLVRNAERHADNPEFRKDMLTTLRNSTDKLGALVARLGRYGAVGASGSERVDLAKIAHAVAQRLRPQHDIHFADNGPCPVIGDADALDQAIAHLAQNAVDASGPGAPVRIEARNDGVRCTVSIADAGEGMSAHFVRNDLFRPFVSTKAGGFGIGAHEAKAAVRAMGGRLEVESREGLGTRFTMDFPIAGLDTLLTKSERLREDAA, from the coding sequence ATGATGGGCGGGGCGCTTGCCTTTTCGCTTTATGCGTTTGCTGGCGTGGTCTGCGGCCTCGCCGCCATTGCCATCAGCCGGACGGGATCGCATCGCCGCCCCGATCGCACGGCAAGCGTCATCGCGCTGGCCCTGACGGCACTCTGGTGCGGGAGCGCCGCCGAGCTGGGGACGCACCATAGCGCGTCCCAGGGCCTGGAATCTCTCCGCAATCTGGCCTGGATCGCTGCCCTCTACCGCCTGTTCGCGATCGACGGGCGGGACCGCGCCTCGGCTTCGGTGCGCATCGTGATATTCGCGCTGGCCTTCGTCGAGTTGCTCCAGTTCCCGCTGCTCGTCCTGCGGTTCGACGATCTGGTCGAAGGGTCGGCGGCAAGGACGGCGGCTTTGCTGCGCGTGCTGCTGGCGACGGGCGCTCTGTTCCTCGTTCACGATCTCGTGGCGAAGGCGGAGCCCATGACCCGCCGGACTATCGCCTGGAGCGCCGGGGGGCTGGTCATCTGGTGGGGCCTGGCGCTCAATTATCACGTCGCGCTTCTGCTGGCTGCAAACGCGGCCGGCGCGCTCGCAGCGATGCGACCGCTCGCCATTCTCGCTCTGGCGCTGGCGGTCGCGATTGGGTTCGCCAGGAATGCCGCGAATCTGCGGCTGAGGCCATCGCGCACCGTGATGATGAAAACCGTCGCTCTCGCCGCGTCGGGAGCCTGCCTTTTCGTGGCTCTCTTCGTGTCGCGCCGTTTGCTTGCGGTGCCCGACGACCTCGTCAGCTTGGCGCAAATGGTCCTTCTCATCGCGGCCACCGTAGGGGCGATGTGGTGGCTTCCATCGCACAGCTTACGGCGACGCGCTCGTGTCCTCGTACTCAAGCATCTTTTCCGGCACCGCTACGATTATCGGGGCGAATGGATTCGTTTCACCGAGACCATCGGGCGCGAACAGGGCGCTGGACTGGCCTTGAAACAGCGCGCCATCCAGGCGCTCGCGGATATTACGGACAGTCCCGCAGGTCTCCTGCTCACGCCCGACGAAGACGGGACGCTCGGGCTGGAGGCGGAGTGGAATTGGCCGGACATCGCGGTCACGAATGCCGCCGCGCCGCGTGCGCTTTCGCGGATCATGGAGAAGACCGGCTTCATTCTCGATTTCGACGAGGCGCGGCGTGGCATCTCTCATGGCGGGGAGGCCGAGCACGTGCCGGACTGGCTGATGGCCGACCTGCGCGCATGGGCGGGAATCCCGTTGGTCTTGCGCGGTCGACTGGTGGGGCTTGTGGTATTGGCGCGCCCGGCGCTCGACCGGCGGCTCGATTGGGAGGACTTCGATCTCCTCGGCATCGCTGCCCGTCAGGTCGCGAGCTATCTCGCGGAGCAGGCCGGGCAGGAGGCCCTGGAAGAAGCCGGGCGCTTCGACGAATTCAATCGCCGGATCGCCTTCGTGATGCATGACGTGAAGAATCTGTCGAGCCAGATGGCCCTGCTCGTCCGCAATGCCGAGCGCCATGCCGACAACCCGGAATTCCGCAAGGACATGCTGACGACCCTGCGCAATAGCACGGACAAGCTCGGCGCCCTCGTGGCGCGCCTGGGGCGATATGGGGCTGTCGGCGCCAGCGGAAGCGAGCGGGTCGACCTGGCGAAGATCGCGCACGCTGTCGCGCAGCGCCTCCGCCCGCAGCACGACATCCATTTCGCCGATAACGGGCCCTGTCCGGTGATCGGTGATGCCGATGCGCTCGATCAGGCGATCGCCCATTTGGCGCAGAACGCCGTGGATGCCAGCGGGCCGGGCGCGCCGGTCAGGATCGAAGCGCGCAATGACGGCGTGCGCTGCACGGTTTCGATTGCCGATGCGGGCGAAGGCATGAGCGCCCATTTCGTCCGCAATGACCTGTTTCGCCCGTTCGTCTCGACCAAGGCTGGCGGTTTCGGGATCGGCGCGCACGAGGCCAAGGCCGCCGTCCGGGCGATGGGAGGGCGGCTGGAGGTCGAGAGCCGAGAGGGTCTCGGAACGCGCTTCACGATGGATTTCCCGATCGCGGGTCTCGATACCCTGCTGACCAAATCCGAACGCCTGCGTGAGGATGCGGCGTGA
- a CDS encoding amidohydrolase, with protein sequence MKLKTTFFAGIAALAMAAPAAVSAQDLRAGVAEDMPGLMELYRDLHANPELSFEEHKTAAKLAKRMRDLGFEVTEGVGRTGVVSVMRNGDGPTVLLRADMDGLPVVEQTGLPFASKVVATPASGVTTGVMHACGHDTHMAGFIGAAQQLVDHKDQWQGTLVMVLQPAEELGLGALAMLEDGLYTRFPKPDYALAFHDAAAPAPAGTIGFTPGYALANVESVDITVKGVGGHGAYPHTTVDPIVLASNMVMQFQTIVSRNSSPLDPAVITVGSFHSGAKHNIISDEAKLQLTVRSYSDESRKLLLDGIRRVARGAAMTAGLPEELMPVVTVEDPYTPSTFNDPDFTQARAAAFRDRFGEARVMEWPAVMGGEDFSQFRRAAPDDVESMIFWISGTPAPMLQALQENGTPLPSLHSPFWAPDAEAVIATGAEAMAGAAMDLMPKS encoded by the coding sequence ATGAAGCTGAAGACGACATTCTTCGCCGGGATCGCGGCGCTGGCCATGGCTGCGCCCGCAGCCGTTTCCGCGCAGGACCTTCGCGCGGGCGTGGCCGAGGACATGCCCGGATTGATGGAGCTCTATCGCGATCTTCATGCCAATCCCGAACTCAGCTTCGAAGAGCACAAGACCGCCGCCAAGCTCGCCAAGCGGATGCGCGATCTCGGTTTCGAGGTGACGGAAGGCGTCGGCCGGACCGGAGTCGTGTCGGTGATGAGGAACGGCGACGGGCCGACCGTGCTGCTGCGCGCCGATATGGACGGGCTGCCGGTGGTCGAGCAGACCGGTCTTCCCTTCGCGTCAAAGGTCGTGGCGACGCCCGCCAGCGGCGTCACCACCGGCGTGATGCACGCCTGCGGGCACGACACGCATATGGCCGGTTTCATCGGGGCCGCGCAGCAATTGGTGGATCACAAGGACCAGTGGCAGGGTACGCTCGTCATGGTGCTGCAACCCGCCGAGGAGTTGGGGCTGGGCGCGCTCGCCATGCTGGAAGACGGGCTCTACACCCGCTTTCCCAAGCCCGATTACGCACTCGCTTTCCATGACGCTGCCGCTCCCGCACCGGCCGGGACGATCGGTTTCACGCCGGGCTATGCGCTCGCCAATGTGGAAAGCGTCGACATCACGGTGAAGGGCGTGGGCGGGCACGGTGCCTATCCGCATACGACGGTCGATCCGATCGTGCTGGCGTCGAACATGGTCATGCAGTTCCAGACCATCGTCAGCCGCAACAGCTCGCCGCTCGATCCCGCGGTCATCACGGTCGGCAGCTTCCATTCGGGCGCCAAGCACAACATCATCTCCGACGAGGCGAAATTGCAGCTGACGGTGCGCAGCTATTCGGACGAGAGTCGCAAGCTGCTGCTCGACGGGATCAGGCGCGTCGCGCGCGGGGCGGCGATGACGGCGGGCCTGCCGGAAGAGCTGATGCCGGTGGTGACGGTGGAGGATCCCTACACCCCGTCGACCTTCAACGATCCCGACTTCACGCAAGCCCGCGCCGCTGCCTTCCGCGACCGGTTCGGCGAGGCACGGGTGATGGAATGGCCCGCCGTGATGGGGGGCGAGGATTTCAGCCAGTTCCGCCGCGCTGCGCCCGACGATGTGGAATCGATGATCTTCTGGATCAGCGGCACGCCCGCGCCCATGCTCCAGGCCTTGCAGGAGAACGGCACGCCGCTGCCTTCGCTTCATTCGCCGTTCTGGGCGCCCGATGCCGAAGCGGTGATCGCGACCGGCGCGGAAGCCATGGCCGGTGCGGCGATGGACCTGATGCCGAAGAGCTAA
- a CDS encoding isocitrate lyase, whose product MTYQTSIQSIGKTIQQNGAPWNAIDGESVARMRQQNRFPTGLDIARYTAKIMRQDMEAYDADPAAYTQSLGCWHGFIAQQKMISIKKHFGSTKQRYLYLSGWMVAALRSEFGPLPDQSMHEKTSVPALIEELYTFLKQADARELGGMFRDLDKAREKGDEVEAQRIQHAIDNYETHVVPIIADIDAGFGNAEATYLLAKKMIEAGACALQIENQVSDEKQCGHQDGKVTVPHEDFLQKIRAIRYAFMEMGVEDGIIVARTDSLGAGLTKQIAYSTEPGDLGDQYNAFLDCDEVDAANVTNGQVFISRDGKLMAPKRLPSNLYQFRAGTGEDRCVLDCITALQNGADLLWIETEKPHIGQIGGMVNRIREVIPNAKLVYNNSPSFNWTLNFRQQVYDAWKEAGKDLGAYDRDRLMSVDYDGTDLAIEADERIRTFQKDAAREAGIFHHLITLPTYHTAALSTDNLAKRYFGEEGMLGYVKQVQREEIRQGIACVKHQNMAGSDIGDDHKEYFAGEAALKAGGKDNTMNQFEAA is encoded by the coding sequence ATGACCTACCAGACCTCGATCCAGTCCATCGGCAAGACCATCCAGCAGAACGGCGCCCCCTGGAACGCCATCGACGGCGAGAGCGTCGCGCGGATGCGGCAGCAGAACCGTTTCCCCACCGGCCTCGATATCGCGCGCTACACCGCCAAGATCATGCGGCAAGACATGGAAGCCTACGACGCCGATCCTGCCGCCTACACCCAATCGCTGGGCTGCTGGCACGGCTTCATCGCGCAGCAGAAGATGATTTCGATCAAGAAGCATTTCGGCAGCACGAAACAGCGCTACCTCTATCTGTCGGGCTGGATGGTCGCGGCCCTGCGCAGCGAATTCGGGCCACTGCCCGACCAGTCGATGCATGAGAAGACTAGCGTGCCTGCGCTGATCGAGGAACTCTACACCTTCCTCAAGCAGGCCGACGCGCGCGAACTCGGCGGCATGTTCCGCGATCTCGACAAGGCCCGCGAAAAGGGTGACGAGGTCGAGGCGCAGCGCATCCAGCACGCGATCGACAATTACGAAACCCATGTCGTGCCGATCATTGCCGATATCGATGCCGGCTTCGGCAATGCCGAGGCGACCTATCTCCTCGCCAAGAAGATGATCGAGGCGGGCGCTTGCGCCCTGCAGATCGAGAACCAGGTTTCGGACGAAAAGCAGTGTGGCCACCAGGACGGCAAGGTCACCGTGCCGCATGAGGACTTCCTGCAGAAGATCCGCGCGATCCGCTACGCCTTTATGGAAATGGGCGTCGAGGACGGGATCATCGTGGCGCGCACCGACTCGCTCGGCGCGGGGCTGACGAAGCAGATCGCCTACAGCACCGAACCGGGCGATCTGGGCGACCAGTACAACGCCTTCCTCGATTGCGACGAAGTCGATGCGGCCAATGTCACGAACGGCCAGGTCTTCATTAGCCGCGACGGCAAGCTGATGGCGCCCAAGCGCCTGCCCAGCAATCTCTACCAGTTCCGCGCCGGAACGGGCGAGGACCGCTGCGTGCTCGACTGCATCACCGCGCTTCAGAACGGGGCCGACCTGTTGTGGATCGAGACCGAGAAGCCGCATATCGGCCAGATCGGCGGCATGGTGAACCGTATCCGCGAAGTGATCCCGAACGCCAAGCTGGTCTACAACAACTCGCCCAGCTTCAACTGGACGCTGAACTTCCGCCAGCAGGTGTACGATGCCTGGAAGGAAGCCGGAAAGGATCTGGGCGCCTATGATCGCGACCGGTTGATGAGCGTGGATTACGATGGCACCGATCTCGCCATCGAGGCCGACGAGCGCATCCGTACCTTCCAGAAGGACGCGGCGCGCGAGGCGGGGATCTTCCACCACCTCATCACGCTGCCGACCTATCACACGGCGGCGCTGAGCACGGACAATCTCGCCAAGCGCTATTTCGGCGAGGAAGGGATGCTCGGCTACGTCAAGCAGGTCCAGCGCGAGGAAATCCGCCAGGGTATCGCCTGCGTGAAGCACCAGAACATGGCCGGCTCCGACATCGGGGACGACCACAAGGAATACTTTGCCGGTGAAGCGGCCCTCAAGGCCGGCGGCAAGGACAACACGATGAACCAGTTCGAGGCTGCCTGA
- a CDS encoding helix-turn-helix domain-containing protein, with amino-acid sequence MAEQSLFAGPALRRLRKREGLTQGTMATRLGISPSYLNLLERNRRPVSARVMVRLVEVFAFDPRSLREDDSIGGVDGLMRRLADERFSDLGIDREEVDELLSAAPHAAAALARLYDRAPGVQAQADDPLVASRREIERWRNHFADLDSDAERLADEMRLSRGDIGTALTERLRERHQLSVRILPRDVLPDARRRLDLHARQIQLSEMLGPESRVFQLALQLARLETRAQIDAVAKGASFEDETARRFFSRHLEAYVAAALIMPYGRFLRACDATGYDLPVLQRRFGVSFEQLAHRLTTLQRVGQRGLPFFMVRIDRAGQISKRFAGASGAAFMEGEHSCPLWIATKSFERPADLLCQTVRLQPGGSGGTGASHWFTLARIVAANGMQDAARFSVVLGLDAALASDLAQARGHSLREEEADWIGPGCRNCFVPDCHQRSFPPRGRALSFDPLQHGATPFQFARSGEPG; translated from the coding sequence ATGGCTGAGCAATCCCTCTTTGCCGGACCTGCCCTCCGGCGTTTGCGCAAGCGGGAGGGGCTGACACAGGGGACCATGGCGACCCGCCTCGGCATCTCGCCCAGCTACCTCAATCTGCTCGAGCGCAATCGGCGGCCCGTCAGCGCGCGGGTGATGGTGCGTTTGGTCGAGGTATTCGCCTTCGACCCACGCTCGCTGCGAGAGGACGACAGTATCGGCGGTGTCGACGGGCTGATGCGCCGGCTCGCCGACGAGCGGTTCTCGGATCTGGGGATCGATCGCGAGGAAGTGGACGAACTGCTCTCCGCCGCGCCCCACGCCGCGGCGGCGCTGGCGCGGCTCTATGATCGGGCGCCGGGAGTGCAGGCGCAGGCGGACGACCCGCTCGTCGCCTCGCGCCGCGAGATCGAGCGCTGGCGCAACCATTTCGCCGATCTCGACAGCGACGCCGAACGTCTGGCGGACGAAATGCGTCTCAGCCGCGGCGATATCGGCACCGCCTTGACCGAGCGCCTGCGCGAACGCCACCAGCTCTCGGTCCGCATCCTTCCGCGCGATGTTCTGCCCGATGCGCGGCGCAGGCTCGACCTTCACGCGCGCCAGATCCAGCTGTCGGAGATGCTCGGCCCGGAATCGCGCGTGTTCCAGCTCGCACTGCAACTCGCGCGCCTCGAGACGCGCGCGCAGATCGACGCGGTCGCCAAGGGCGCATCCTTCGAGGACGAGACGGCACGTCGCTTTTTCTCGCGCCATCTCGAAGCCTATGTCGCGGCCGCGCTGATCATGCCCTATGGTCGGTTCCTGCGCGCCTGCGACGCCACCGGTTACGACCTGCCGGTCCTGCAGCGCCGTTTCGGGGTGAGCTTCGAACAGCTTGCCCACCGGCTCACCACCTTGCAGCGCGTCGGCCAGAGGGGGCTTCCCTTCTTCATGGTGCGGATCGATCGGGCGGGCCAGATATCGAAGCGGTTCGCCGGAGCGAGCGGCGCGGCGTTCATGGAGGGCGAGCATTCCTGCCCGCTCTGGATCGCGACGAAGAGCTTCGAGCGGCCTGCCGACCTGCTCTGCCAGACGGTCCGCCTGCAACCCGGTGGCTCGGGCGGGACGGGGGCCTCGCACTGGTTCACGCTGGCACGCATCGTGGCCGCGAACGGAATGCAGGATGCGGCGCGTTTCTCCGTGGTTCTCGGCCTCGATGCCGCGCTGGCGAGCGATCTGGCCCAGGCACGCGGCCACTCGCTGCGTGAAGAGGAGGCGGACTGGATCGGACCGGGCTGTCGCAATTGCTTCGTGCCCGATTGTCATCAGCGCTCCTTCCCCCCGCGTGGCCGCGCGCTGTCTTTCGACCCGCTCCAACACGGCGCGACGCCGTTCCAATTCGCGCGCAGCGGGGAACCCGGTTAA
- a CDS encoding TIGR03013 family XrtA/PEP-CTERM system glycosyltransferase produces the protein MIRVFKHYVSHAVIVLGFVDLALLLLAGELAWDLRIYQIGAGGEPFGERFGAILTFALIVMTAMIGVGSYGAEALRSMRYAIARLLVAVSLGVIGMSLLDFIVQTETFWRSVLLYAMALAILFLALNRLILGPLLGTSTFQRCVLVLGAGSRADRIRKLARRKGGSFRVAAFIAMSDAERVVPDARDRQTIPDFGRFVEDIGASEVVLALEERRNSLPVKDLLRIKTRGLHVIDFSGFIERETGRVDLDTLNPSWLIFSDGFSSTRLASSISKRVFDIVVSLLLLGLTFPVLVLFAILIKLESPGPIFYRQTRVGLYGQNFEVVKLRSMRQDAEKDGPKWAAENDPRVTRIGRIIRTVRIDEIPQAWSVLKGEMSFVGPRPERPQFVAQLEEMLPYYAERHMVKPGITGWAQINYPYGASTEDARQKLEYDLYYAKNYSPFLDLLILLQTARVVLWPDGAR, from the coding sequence ATGATCAGAGTTTTCAAACACTACGTATCCCACGCCGTGATCGTGCTGGGTTTCGTCGATCTCGCACTGCTGCTGCTTGCGGGTGAACTGGCCTGGGACCTGCGCATCTACCAGATCGGTGCGGGAGGCGAGCCGTTCGGCGAGAGGTTCGGCGCGATCCTGACCTTCGCGCTGATCGTGATGACCGCGATGATCGGTGTCGGCAGCTACGGTGCAGAGGCACTGCGTTCGATGCGCTACGCCATTGCGCGGTTGCTGGTGGCAGTCAGCCTCGGCGTGATCGGAATGTCGCTGCTGGACTTCATCGTCCAGACCGAGACCTTCTGGCGCTCGGTCCTGCTTTACGCGATGGCGCTGGCGATCCTGTTCCTCGCTCTGAACCGGCTGATTTTGGGGCCCCTGCTGGGCACGTCGACGTTCCAGCGCTGCGTCCTCGTCCTCGGCGCCGGGTCGCGTGCGGACCGGATCAGGAAGCTGGCTCGCCGCAAGGGAGGCAGCTTCCGCGTCGCGGCCTTCATCGCGATGAGCGACGCGGAACGGGTCGTCCCTGACGCGCGCGACCGCCAGACCATCCCCGATTTCGGCCGCTTCGTCGAGGATATCGGAGCGAGCGAGGTCGTTCTCGCGCTGGAGGAAAGGCGCAATTCGCTGCCGGTGAAGGACCTCCTGCGGATCAAGACCCGCGGGCTTCACGTCATCGATTTCAGCGGCTTCATCGAACGCGAGACCGGGCGGGTCGATCTCGACACGCTCAATCCCAGCTGGCTGATCTTTTCGGACGGGTTCTCGTCGACCCGGCTCGCCTCGTCCATCTCCAAGCGCGTCTTCGATATCGTCGTGAGCCTGTTGCTGCTCGGGCTGACCTTTCCCGTGCTGGTGCTGTTCGCGATCCTCATCAAGCTCGAAAGCCCCGGTCCGATTTTCTATCGCCAGACGCGGGTCGGGCTCTACGGCCAGAATTTCGAGGTCGTGAAGCTGCGCTCGATGCGGCAGGATGCGGAGAAGGACGGGCCGAAATGGGCGGCCGAGAACGATCCGCGCGTGACGCGGATCGGGCGTATCATCCGTACCGTGCGGATCGACGAGATTCCGCAGGCATGGAGCGTGCTGAAGGGCGAGATGAGCTTTGTCGGTCCACGGCCCGAGCGCCCGCAATTCGTCGCCCAACTGGAAGAGATGCTGCCCTATTATGCCGAACGGCACATGGTGAAGCCCGGCATCACCGGCTGGGCGCAGATCAACTACCCCTATGGCGCCTCGACCGAGGATGCGCGGCAGAAGCTCGAATACGATCTGTATTACGCCAAGAATTACTCTCCCTTCCTCGACCTGTTGATCCTGCTTCAGACCGCGCGCGTCGTGCTGTGGCCTGACGGGGCCCGCTAA